A stretch of DNA from Planococcus antarcticus DSM 14505:
CTCGCATTTGCAGATAAATGATGAAAAAGTAACAGAAGAGTGGCTTACATTTGATGGCCTAGATGTACTAAAACAGATTTATATGCAAATAGAGAATGACTCCAATGAAAAAGTGGAAGGAGAATCCCTCGCTTAAGTGTATAGCAGTTAAATAAATCACGAATTGAAAGGGTGATGCTTCAAAACTAACTCTTGTAGGCTGAAAGGTAAATGTATAAATTTAAATTAATTATAAAGGGGATATGAAAATGGCAGATCAACCAAAAGTGAAAAAAGTAGTTACAAATGACGACATGGAAAAAAATTGGATTGTACGCTTTGATGAATTAAGGAAAAATTCTATTCCATTAATGTTTATTGACAGCATCATCCCTGGACATCAGCGGTTAAATTATTCACTTATTGGGGATACAGCAAGTGAAAACGATGCGTATACTCCGGCAATCACAGAAAAGCATGGGTTCCAAATTGGAATGGTTAAAGCACCTAAAGGAAATGGACCAGCGTATCATACACATGATTACATTGAGACGTTTCTTCCATTGACAGGAAAATGGCGTTTTTACTGGGGCAATAGTGAAGACGAGGTTGAAGGGGAAACCATAATAGAAGAATGGGATATGATTTCTCTGCCGCCAGGACTGTGGAGAGGGTTTGAAAATATTAGTGAAGAAGACGCGTGGATATTCGCGATTCTCGAAGAGCATGAAGCATATGAAGGGAAAGATCCTTACTGGGCACCCGAAGTGACTAAAAAGGCTAAAGAGCACGGATTCTATGCAGACGAAACCGGTAAAATGATTAAGCCTGCCAACTTTAGCGAACTCGAGAAGAAAATGGCTAAAAAGTTAAAAGCAGGCGAACGATAAGAAATGAGTAAAGAAAATCTAGTGTTATTACCCGGAACGTTATGCGATGCCAGGCAGTGGGAACACCAGACAAACCACTTGTCTGCCGTTGCAGACATTACAATCGGGGACGTGACAAGCGACGATACGTTGAAAGAGATGGCGAACACTGTGTTGGCAAAAGCACCGGCAAAATTTTCGCTAGCGGGATTATCACTCGGTGGAATGGTGGCATTAGAGATTGTCAAACTAGCCCCTGAACGGGTGAATAGGCTGGCGTTACTGAATACCAATCCAACGGGTCCGAAGCCTGAACAGAGAACGGCTTGGAACGGTTTCATCAATTTAGTGAATGAAGGTCGCTTCAGTGAAATCACGAAAGATCATCTGTTGCCTTATTTAGTTCATCCAGATCATTTAACGAATATAGAATTAACTTCTGCGATTATTGAGATGGCAGAAGCGGTTGGCCCCGATGCTTACTTACGTCAATTACATGCAGTTGCTACTCGAATCGATTATCGACCTTACTTGCAGTCCATTCCATGTCCCACACTTATTTTAGTGGGGAAAGAAGACACGGTTTGTCCGGTGTCTTTACATAAAGAAATGCATGAACATATACCAACTTCTGGATTAGTCATTGTAAGAGAGTGTGGACATTTAAGCAGTATGGAGCAGCCGGAAGCAGTGACGAATGCGTTAAGAGAATGGTTAGGTGAAGTTTAAGACAAAACGTGCAATGTGGGGAGTAGAAATCATGAAGAATACATTAAAAGATCAGATTAAAAACGGAGAGCGTGTCCTAGGTGGATTTGTCGGGATGTATTCTCCGAATCTAGTTGAAATGATTGGATATGCAGGGTTTGACTTTATCGTGATTGACGATGAACACGCAGCTTTCAGTTATACAGAATTGGAGAATTTGATCCGAACTGCGGAGAATGTAGGCTTAGTTCCACTCGTTCGCGTTTCCTATGATCCTTCAAGTATTCAAAAAGCATTGGATCGAGGCGCAAAAGGAATTCAAGTGCCGATGGTCAATACAAAAGAAGATGCAGAAAATGTAATTGCTCAAGCCAAGTTTCCTCCCTTTGGAAATAGAGGGGTGGCTTTTTCGCATCGTGCTGCTCGATATGGGATGGACAGCGGAGAAGCTTTCATAGATTCTTCTAACGAGGAAATATTAGTGATTCCACATATTGAAACAGTCGAGGCGACTGAAAACTTTGAGGAAATTATGAGTGTTGCAGGAATTGATATTGCGTTCATCGGTTCGACGGATCTATCCGTTAATATGGGCTTTAAAAAAGAAGGCGCAAAACATCCCGACGTGCAAAAAAGAATCGCTCGCTTATATGAGACCGCACAAAAAAATAACTATACAATAGGCACAGTGGCTGGGGATTCAACTA
This window harbors:
- a CDS encoding HpcH/HpaI aldolase family protein; protein product: MKNTLKDQIKNGERVLGGFVGMYSPNLVEMIGYAGFDFIVIDDEHAAFSYTELENLIRTAENVGLVPLVRVSYDPSSIQKALDRGAKGIQVPMVNTKEDAENVIAQAKFPPFGNRGVAFSHRAARYGMDSGEAFIDSSNEEILVIPHIETVEATENFEEIMSVAGIDIAFIGSTDLSVNMGFKKEGAKHPDVQKRIARLYETAQKNNYTIGTVAGDSTSVKDAFDKGAKYVSVVTNTVIFEGLKNLVRQGES
- a CDS encoding alpha/beta fold hydrolase, which encodes MSKENLVLLPGTLCDARQWEHQTNHLSAVADITIGDVTSDDTLKEMANTVLAKAPAKFSLAGLSLGGMVALEIVKLAPERVNRLALLNTNPTGPKPEQRTAWNGFINLVNEGRFSEITKDHLLPYLVHPDHLTNIELTSAIIEMAEAVGPDAYLRQLHAVATRIDYRPYLQSIPCPTLILVGKEDTVCPVSLHKEMHEHIPTSGLVIVRECGHLSSMEQPEAVTNALREWLGEV
- a CDS encoding cupin domain-containing protein, which gives rise to MADQPKVKKVVTNDDMEKNWIVRFDELRKNSIPLMFIDSIIPGHQRLNYSLIGDTASENDAYTPAITEKHGFQIGMVKAPKGNGPAYHTHDYIETFLPLTGKWRFYWGNSEDEVEGETIIEEWDMISLPPGLWRGFENISEEDAWIFAILEEHEAYEGKDPYWAPEVTKKAKEHGFYADETGKMIKPANFSELEKKMAKKLKAGER